The Candidatus Omnitrophota bacterium genome segment ATGGTTTAGCTGTGGTTAGCTTAGTGGCTTGTTATAAAAGAAGGTTTGTGCAGCTGGGCGCCAAAGTTATTAGCGTGGGTAATATCACTTTGGGTGGTACAGGTAAAACTACCTTTGTTGAATATCTATCTAATTTATTAAGTTTGCAAGGTAAAAAAGTTGCTGTATTAAGCCGGGGTTACCGCCGGGCTCAGGGCATAGGAGATGAGCCGGCAATGCTACAGAGAAAACTTCCCTTTGTCCATGTAATTGTAAATAAGAATAGAATTGAGGCTGCAGATGAGGCAATCAGGCAGTATGCAGCAGATACGCTGATATTGGATGATGGTATGCAGCAGTGGAAAATATTCAAAGATTTAGAGATTGTGACGATTGATGCCGGAGACCCTTTTGGTAACGGCCGTATGCTTCCGGCAGGATTTTTACGCGAGCCACTAACTGCTTTAAAGCGCGCGGATATTTTTGTATTGACCCAGGTTGGTTTAGCCAAAGATACCAGTATTCTTACTGATAAATTAAAGCGCATAAATTCCAAGGCTTTGATTATTGAATCAATCCATAAGCCCGATGGGTTTAACAGTGTTTCTAATCCGGGTGAATTTTTAGAGCTAGATGCGCTTAAGGAAAAAAGCGCATTGATATTTTCCGGTATCGGTAATCCCCAGGGGTTTGAAAATTGTATTGATGAACTGGGAGTTAATATTACAAAAGCTTTAAGATTCGCTGATCACCACGATTATACGCAGGCAGATATTGATGATGTTATTAAAGAGGCGCACCAATTAAATTTAGATGCCATTATTACAACGCATAAGGATGCTGTAAAGATAAAGGAGTTTCAAATCAAAGGGGCTAAGATATTAGCCTTGAACATAAAACTGAATATAACCAAAAATGAAGCAGAATTTAATCGCAGACTACTTAAGCTGTATTCTCTTTAGGGTTTTGAGTTTTTTTACCTCTTTCATACCCCTAGATTTTAGCCTTTTTTTAGGCAGGAGGCTGGGGGATCTTATTTATCTATTCGATAGGCGGCATCGGGTAATTGCCTACGCTAATATCAGAAAGACTGTTGCAGATAAACTTGATTGCGCATCTAGCGCAAGGATTACACGCAGGGCTTATCAGGCATTTGGACAGAATCTTATTGAAATTTCTTTTATCCCGCGCATAAATAAGCGGTATCTTAAAAAATATATTCAGATTGAAAATGAGGATTGTATACAGAAGGCTTTTAATAGAGGTAAAGGTGTAATTTTCCTCATTGTGCATGAGGGTAACTGGGAGTTATCCAATATTATTTGCGCGAATTTAGGTTTTCCTTTTCTTCTGTTTGTGCGTGATCAGGGTTTCCCGAAATTAAATGCCCTACTTAACTCTTACCGGCTTAAACAGGGAGCGATGATTATCCATAAAGAAGGTGGCCTGCGTCAGCTGGTTGAGGCGTTAAAGAGTAACCAGGCAATTGGGATGACCGTGGATCAGGGTGGTAAGAGCGGAGAGATTGTTAAATTTTTCGGTAAAGAAGCTTCCATGTCGGTTGGCGCGGTAAAGTTAGCAATAAAATTCGATTGTTCAATAATTCCAGTTTTTTATACACGCATTAAGGGCCCATATACCAAAGTAATTCTGGACCAAGTTTATACAGCAACTAGAACTAATAATCCTGAAAGTGATTTAAGGGAAAATTTACAAAGATTAATTAACGTTTACGAAGGGTATATCCGTAAATATCCTCATGAATACCTCTGGACTTATAAAATCTGGAAGTATGGTTTGGAAAGAGAAATCTTGATTCTTTCTGACGGAAAGACCGGGCATCTGCGCCAATCGCAAGGTTTAGCTAAATTAATTGGGCAACAGTTGGCTAACCGCGGCATAAAATATAATTTATCTATTCAGGAGGTAAAATTCCACTCAAGGCTATCTGAATTTATATTTAATTGGGCACCTGTGGTTTGCATCCGTTGCCTGTATCATGTTTTAACTAATGAGAGCTGGCAGAGTTTGGTGAGTTTTAATCCAGATATAATAATTTCTGCCGGAGGATCAATTTCCCGGGTCAATTATCTTCTGGTAAAAGAAAATTATGCCAAATCCATTGTTTTGATGCGCCCAACCAATATATCTTTAAAGAAATTTAATCTAGTAATTATACCTGAACATGATTGGCCACAAGGCCATGGTTTGGCCTCCTTTGGCCAAAGCCACAGGCCGGTTAAAAGGGAGAATGTGGTATCTACTGAAGGCGCGCTTAATTTAATCGATTCAGATTACTTAAAAGAAAAATCTATTAGCCTAGAGCAGTCTAATCTTTTAAAAGTCCGTTTGTCCACTCCATGTATTGGAGTTTTAATCGGAGGAAATACTAAGAAGTTTTCTATTGATACACATGATATAATAGAATTATCTGGTCAAGTCAAAAAAGTATCCGAAGAATTAAATGCAGATATACTTATTTCTACTTCCAGGCGTACCAGTGTTGCAGTAGAGCGGGTTTTGAAGGATGAGTTCAGCACTTATACGCGTTGTAAGCTTTTGGTTATTGCCAATGAAAGTAATAACCCTGATGTTGTTGGCGCAATACTGGGATTAAGCAATATAATTATCTGTTCGCCGGAAAGTATCTCGATGATTTCTGAAGCTGTCTGCGCAGAAAAGTACGTCGTAGTATTTAAGGGGCGCGGCCTTAGCAAAAAACATGAATGTTTTTTAAAGAACTATCAGGATAAAGGATATATATATTTAAATAAAACAAATGATTTAGCAGACGGCATTAAAGAAATATGGCTAAATAAACCCAAGATAAATATTCCTCAGGATAATTTAAAGGTAGCTGAGGCGTTGAATAAAATACTATGAAAATACTGCAAATATTACCTGAGCTTAGTGTAGGGGGAGTTGAAACTGGTACATTAGATCTCTCCAAATATTTGGTGCGCCTGGGGCATAAGTCAGTAGTTGTTTCTGCCGGCGGTTCCTTAGTTAAAGAGTTGGAAACTGCCGGCGGTAAACATTATACGCTGGCAGTAAATAAAAAATCCATTATCTCAATTTTTAAATTAATTCCGGTATTGGCAGAAATAATTAAAAAAGAAGAGATTGATATCGTGCATGCCCGCTCTAGGGTCCCTGCTTGGATTGCCTATTTTGCCTGTCGAAAGACTAAAGCGGTATTTATTACTACCTGTCACGGTTATTACAAAAAACATTTTTTTAGCTCGGTAATGGGCTGGGCAAAAAGGGTGATTGTTTTAAGTAATGTGATTGCCAGGCATATGATTGAAGATTTCTCTGTGCCGCATGAGCGCATTAGGCTTGTGCCGCGCAGTGTGGATTTGGAAAGATTCAAATATCTTGATCCTAAAGCAAAAAGGAAAGAAGATTTTAATGTCGCAATAATTGGCAGGATTACTCCTTTAAAAGGGCATCTGCATTTTATTAAGGCTATGGCGCGAATTTCTAGGTTTTTACCGCGGCTCAAGATTTGGATTGTAGGTGATGCTCCTGCATCCAAGGAGGCGTATAAAGAAGAGGTTCAGGTTTTGGTGCGACGCTTAGGGCTTTGGCATTGCACGGAATTTCTGGGTACGCAACGGGATATTCCCGGAATACTCGCCCATTTAGATTTGGTGGTTTTAGCCACAACAACTCATGAGGCTTTTGGAAGAGTGGTTGTTGAGGCGATGGCTGCCGGGGTTCCGGTAGTTGCTACTAAAGTCGGTGGTGTAGTCGATATTATTGAAGACGGCAAAAACGGCCTCTTAGTACCTCCGGCAGATTCTAAAAGCATGGCAGATGCTGTAATGCGTATTTTTAAGGATGTGGAATTAGCTGTTCAGCTGGCAGAGAATGCTTACTTAAAAGTTAAAGAGAAATATAACGTAGAATTGATGGTTAAGAATACGCTGGATGTTTATCGCGACGCAATAAGTAATTTTAAAATACTGATTATCAAATTTAGTTCTTTAGGGGATATAATTCTGACTACGGCGGCATTAAGGGCAATCCGGGAGAAATTCAATAAAGAAAATTTTAAAATAAGTTTTTTGACTTCCGAAGGATCCAAGGATATTCTTTTGAGAAGCCCTTATATTGATGAGTTATTGGTTTGCGATTTGAAAAATAAGGATAAAGGTGTAACTGGTTTATTGGGAGTTGGGAAAATTTTAAGAAATAAGAATTTTGATATCGTTATTGATTTGCAGAATAGCCGTAGAAGCCACCTGTTGGCTTATTTAAGCGGTTGTATTAATCGTTATGGTTATAGTAATAAGAAGTTTGCTTTTTTACTTAATCATACTGTTGAAAACCAGAAGTCTCCAATTGACCCGGTAACTCATCAGTTTCGAATCTTAAAGATGCTCGGGATTGACCTTTTGGATAACCGCCTGGAAATTTGGCCTTCTGGCGAAGACGTAAAAGCAGTAGATGAACTTTTGAATGCTCAATGGTTGAGCCAGGCTCAGAAGATTGTAGGAATTAATCTTAGCGCATCCAGAAGATGGATCACCAAACGTTGGCCGCTGGAGCATTTGATTCGTTTGTGTGAAGAACTGGAATTAAAAGATATTCGGGTAATTGTTACTGGTACTCAAGATGATTTGCCTTTTGCGAATATGCTTTTTAGTTCTTTGAAGAATACCAAGATTATTAATGCCTGCGGTAAAACTACTATAAATGAGTTGGCGGCCTTGATTAAGAAGTGCCAGGTATTTATATCTGTAGATTCTTTTCCTTTGCACATTGCTTCTGCAGTTGGCACTGCATTTATTGCTTTATTCGGGCCAACTGACCATCACCGGCATCTGCCGCCTGGTAAAGATTATACTGTGATTAACAAAGGCTTAAATTGCAGTCCCTGTTACAAAACTAAATGCCGCTCTAAGCGTTGTATGATTGCAATCAGTCCTGATGAAGTATTGGAAGCAGTGGAGAAGTTATTAAAATAAACTCTGTACCTTCAGATATTCAGTTTTAAAAGGTAGAGGGTTTCAAAGAATTAGTAAAGGAGAAGGTGCGAGGTGAACATACTTTTCATCGCTAACCATCTTAACGTAGGAGGGGTATCTAGCTATTTGTTTACTTTAGCTAGCGAATTAAAACAAAATGGCTTTAATGTTTATGTGGCCTCAAGCGGTGGCCAATTAGTTGAGAAATTTGTTGCTTCAGGTATAGTTCATATAAAAGTTTCCCTAAGGACGAAAAATGAGCTTAGCCCTAAGATCATT includes the following:
- the lpxK gene encoding tetraacyldisaccharide 4'-kinase, translated to MLSLIYGLAVVSLVACYKRRFVQLGAKVISVGNITLGGTGKTTFVEYLSNLLSLQGKKVAVLSRGYRRAQGIGDEPAMLQRKLPFVHVIVNKNRIEAADEAIRQYAADTLILDDGMQQWKIFKDLEIVTIDAGDPFGNGRMLPAGFLREPLTALKRADIFVLTQVGLAKDTSILTDKLKRINSKALIIESIHKPDGFNSVSNPGEFLELDALKEKSALIFSGIGNPQGFENCIDELGVNITKALRFADHHDYTQADIDDVIKEAHQLNLDAIITTHKDAVKIKEFQIKGAKILALNIKLNITKNEAEFNRRLLKLYSL
- a CDS encoding ELM1/GtrOC1 family putative glycosyltransferase, giving the protein MKQNLIADYLSCILFRVLSFFTSFIPLDFSLFLGRRLGDLIYLFDRRHRVIAYANIRKTVADKLDCASSARITRRAYQAFGQNLIEISFIPRINKRYLKKYIQIENEDCIQKAFNRGKGVIFLIVHEGNWELSNIICANLGFPFLLFVRDQGFPKLNALLNSYRLKQGAMIIHKEGGLRQLVEALKSNQAIGMTVDQGGKSGEIVKFFGKEASMSVGAVKLAIKFDCSIIPVFYTRIKGPYTKVILDQVYTATRTNNPESDLRENLQRLINVYEGYIRKYPHEYLWTYKIWKYGLEREILILSDGKTGHLRQSQGLAKLIGQQLANRGIKYNLSIQEVKFHSRLSEFIFNWAPVVCIRCLYHVLTNESWQSLVSFNPDIIISAGGSISRVNYLLVKENYAKSIVLMRPTNISLKKFNLVIIPEHDWPQGHGLASFGQSHRPVKRENVVSTEGALNLIDSDYLKEKSISLEQSNLLKVRLSTPCIGVLIGGNTKKFSIDTHDIIELSGQVKKVSEELNADILISTSRRTSVAVERVLKDEFSTYTRCKLLVIANESNNPDVVGAILGLSNIIICSPESISMISEAVCAEKYVVVFKGRGLSKKHECFLKNYQDKGYIYLNKTNDLADGIKEIWLNKPKINIPQDNLKVAEALNKIL
- the waaF gene encoding lipopolysaccharide heptosyltransferase II produces the protein MKILQILPELSVGGVETGTLDLSKYLVRLGHKSVVVSAGGSLVKELETAGGKHYTLAVNKKSIISIFKLIPVLAEIIKKEEIDIVHARSRVPAWIAYFACRKTKAVFITTCHGYYKKHFFSSVMGWAKRVIVLSNVIARHMIEDFSVPHERIRLVPRSVDLERFKYLDPKAKRKEDFNVAIIGRITPLKGHLHFIKAMARISRFLPRLKIWIVGDAPASKEAYKEEVQVLVRRLGLWHCTEFLGTQRDIPGILAHLDLVVLATTTHEAFGRVVVEAMAAGVPVVATKVGGVVDIIEDGKNGLLVPPADSKSMADAVMRIFKDVELAVQLAENAYLKVKEKYNVELMVKNTLDVYRDAISNFKILIIKFSSLGDIILTTAALRAIREKFNKENFKISFLTSEGSKDILLRSPYIDELLVCDLKNKDKGVTGLLGVGKILRNKNFDIVIDLQNSRRSHLLAYLSGCINRYGYSNKKFAFLLNHTVENQKSPIDPVTHQFRILKMLGIDLLDNRLEIWPSGEDVKAVDELLNAQWLSQAQKIVGINLSASRRWITKRWPLEHLIRLCEELELKDIRVIVTGTQDDLPFANMLFSSLKNTKIINACGKTTINELAALIKKCQVFISVDSFPLHIASAVGTAFIALFGPTDHHRHLPPGKDYTVINKGLNCSPCYKTKCRSKRCMIAISPDEVLEAVEKLLK